In a single window of the Procambarus clarkii isolate CNS0578487 chromosome 51, FALCON_Pclarkii_2.0, whole genome shotgun sequence genome:
- the LOC138351830 gene encoding DNA double-strand break repair Rad50 ATPase-like, translating to MKGGFLSQLEIIEDTQKKYEERVFKYEEENGTLWSEFDTLKRSVLQQGQNVTALTDKVKIHEEQIKELVKENEVFIQKFGKDMQKKTAFATYIEELNRELEKYIEKIKKTYAQIVKEKETIKEVSLEVKTRNDKNETEMRQASRKELVTNSEQVQNTANRSKSIIIFGCLEKGISSRVDRVAEEMKIIDKIVGLGEGLNSKENVSGFRRIGKYEKNKNRPLGVTFNEVKNTMEVLRNARKLQCDKFSKHWSVRHDLSKKDREKLKMNSEAKRLNGKRTKEEKNSFFYKVSETGKLVKWYIKTDEQNY from the coding sequence ATGAAAGGGGGTTTTCTTAGCcagttagagataattgaggatacgcaaaagaagtatgaagaaagaGTATTTAAATATGAAGAAGAAAATGGAACTCTCTGGAGTgagtttgacactttaaaaagaagtgTTCTTCAGCAAGGTCAGAATGTTACTGCATTAACGGACAAGGTAAAGATTCATGAggaacaaatcaaggaactagtgaaagaaaatgaggtatttatacaGAAATTTGGCAAggatatgcaaaaaaaaactgcATTTGCAACTTACATAGAGGAACTTAATAGAGAACTAGAAAAGTACatagaaaaaataaaaaagacGTATGCGCaaattgtaaaagagaaagagacaatcaaggaagtgagtttggaagtcaaaaccagaaatgataaaaatgaaacaGAAATGAGGCAAGCAAGTAGGAAAGAACTAGTAACCAACAGCGAACAAGTTCAAAACACTGCAAatagaagtaagtccataataattttcgGGTGTTTAGAAAAGGGAATATCATCTAGGGTGGATAGAGTAGCAGAAGAAATGAAAATTATTgataaaatagtaggtttaggagaaggtctaaattcaaaggaaaatgtcagtggttttagaagaataggaaaatatgaaaaGAACAAGAACCGCCCCTTAGGGGTTACATTTAATGAAGTTAAAAACACAatggaagtgcttagaaatgccaggaaattacAGTGTGATAAGTTTAGCAAACATTGGTCAGTAAGACATGACCTCtcaaagaaagatagagaaaagctgaaaatgaatagtgaagcaaaacgtctaaatgggaaaAGAACTAAAGAAGAAAAGAATTCATTTTTTTACAAAGTGTCAGAGACTGGAAAGTTAgtaaaatggtacataaaaacagatGAACAAAACTAttag